One window of Oscillibacter hominis genomic DNA carries:
- a CDS encoding gluconeogenesis factor YvcK family protein, giving the protein MGNRTTDYRLPRIHGPRVVAIGGGHGLSTMLRGLKAYTENLTAIVTVADDGGGSGRLREDLGMPPPGDIRNCLEALANTEPLMAELMHYRFPDGQLAGQSFGNLFLAALNGISPSFDMAVSRMSEVLAITGRVLPVTNADVKLEAEFENGARVVGESKICDFKKSQDCRIAQVRLLPERPAALPMAIAAIREADMILLGPGSLYTSIIPNLLVEGIVQAIQDSDALKIYVCNVMTQDGETEGYTVSDHIRAIFQHSVQGLFDICLTNSSPIPKGVAARYALEGAQPICCDREACRKLGVEAVNRPVSTVENGFVRHSPGHLARELILLHAERSVRIAGKRFDFTDDTYRLEIEKR; this is encoded by the coding sequence GTGGGAAATCGAACGACGGATTATCGGCTGCCCCGCATCCATGGTCCCCGGGTCGTCGCCATCGGCGGCGGGCACGGGCTGTCCACCATGCTGCGGGGCCTGAAAGCCTATACGGAAAACCTGACGGCCATCGTCACGGTGGCCGACGACGGGGGCGGCTCCGGCAGGCTCCGGGAGGACTTGGGCATGCCCCCTCCGGGGGACATCCGCAACTGCCTGGAGGCGTTGGCCAACACGGAGCCGCTGATGGCGGAGCTGATGCACTACCGCTTTCCGGACGGGCAGTTGGCCGGCCAGAGTTTTGGAAACCTTTTTCTGGCCGCACTCAACGGGATATCTCCCTCCTTTGACATGGCGGTGAGCCGTATGAGCGAGGTGCTGGCCATCACCGGGCGGGTGCTTCCTGTGACCAACGCAGATGTGAAGTTAGAGGCAGAATTTGAAAACGGCGCCCGTGTGGTGGGCGAGTCCAAAATCTGCGATTTCAAGAAGTCCCAGGACTGCCGCATCGCCCAGGTGCGGCTCCTGCCGGAGCGTCCGGCAGCGCTCCCCATGGCGATCGCTGCCATACGGGAGGCGGACATGATCCTGTTGGGGCCGGGAAGCTTATACACCAGCATCATCCCGAACCTTCTGGTGGAGGGAATTGTCCAGGCCATACAGGATTCCGACGCCCTGAAAATCTATGTCTGCAACGTGATGACACAGGATGGGGAGACGGAGGGCTATACGGTTTCCGATCACATCCGGGCCATTTTCCAGCACTCCGTCCAGGGGCTTTTCGACATCTGCCTGACCAATTCCTCCCCCATCCCCAAGGGTGTGGCGGCCCGCTACGCTTTGGAGGGGGCGCAGCCCATCTGCTGCGACCGGGAGGCGTGCCGTAAGCTGGGGGTGGAGGCGGTGAACCGGCCGGTCTCCACCGTGGAGAACGGCTTTGTGCGCCACAGCCCCGGGCACCTGGCGCGGGAGCTGATCCTACTCCACGCGGAGCGCAGCGTGCGAATCGCCGGAAAGCGGTTTGACTTTACAGATGATACATACCGGCTGGAGATCGAGAAGCGGTAA